GCGTGTCCCGCGAGCGGTGAGGGCACCGCGCTCTCGACCAGCCAGGCTTTGGCTCCCGGCCTTGGCTGCATCAAAAACTGACAACCCAACGCCAACGCCCCAGGCTGCACCTTATGGCACATCACTTGCAGTAAAGCCGGCCAGCAGCCGTGACAACGGGTGCGCCAGCCTGCAATCTGTTGGGGTTGCGTTCGGTTGTCACGGCGTAGTCTGCCGCGCGGTCCTCGTCGGGAGGGGCGAAGACCGCACAATGGTCTTCGTTTCCTTTAACGGACGATTCTTTAGGATGAGCCGCGACGTTGCGTCGCCGCCAGGAGAGTTTGTGCATCGGAGTGGTTCCAAAGCTGCCCATCCCGCGTTGTGCCTGCACACCGCAAGGCGTGCTCCCGTCGCCGCGCGCAGGTCGCCGTCGCGATGCGTTGCCGCGATGCATCTCCCGTTTCCGCCCACACTGTCGCGCTTGTGCGACGGGCAGCCCTGATGGACGGTACCGTGACCCTTTCCCCCGCACCAACCGACTTGCCCCCCGTCTCCGCGCTCGACGCAGGCCAGCCCACACTGCCGCCGGAAGCGCCGCTGGCGATGCCCGAACAATCGCTGCGCGAGGGCCAGTTGAAGGTGCCGCACCAGCGCACTTCGCCGCCCGGCATCGGGCTGCGCCGCTTCTATCTGATCGGCGGTACCTTCGCCACCACCGCGATTGCGGTGTGGGTGATGCTCAGCGTGTTGTGGCCCGACGGCATCAGCGTGCTGGAAGGCTGCCTGCTGGGGCTGTTCGTGCTGCTGTTTGCCTGGATCGCGATGTCCTTCGCCAGCGCGGTGGCCGGTTTCGTCACCGTGGTGGCGCGCGCCGGGCGCAAGCTCGGCATCGACCCGGAGCAGCCGCTGCCCACGCTGCGTTCGCGCACCGCGCTGCTGATGCCCACCTACAACGAAGACCCGCGCCGGCTGCTGGCCGGCCTGCAGGCCATCTATGAATCGGTGGCCGAGACCGGCCAGCTGGAGCACTTCGACTTCTTCGTGCTCAGCGACACCACCCGCGAGCACATCGGCCGCGCCGAAGAGCTGGTCTATAACGAACTGTGCGACCGCGTCGGCGGGCATGGCCGCATCTTCTACCGCCGCCGTGCGGACAATGCCGCGCGCAAGGCCGGCAACGTGGCCGACTGGGTGCGCCGCTTCGGCGGCAGCTATCCGCAGATGCTGATCCTGGACGCCGACAGCGTGATGACCGGCGACACCATCGTGCGGCTGGTCGCGGGCATGGAAACCAACCCGGACGTGGGCCTGATCCAGACCCTGCCGGCGGTGGTCAACGGGCAGACCCTGTTCGCCCGCATGCAGCAGTTCGGCGGCCGCGTGTACGGCCCGATCATTGCCTTCGGCGTGGCCTGGTGGCATGGCGCCGAGAGCAATTACTGGGGCCACAACGCCATTATCCGCACCCAGGCCTTTGCCGATCACGCCGGCCTGCCGTCGCTGCGCGGGCGCAAGCCGTTCGGCGGCCACGTGCTCAGCCATGACTTCGTCGAAGCGGCGCTGATGCGGCGCGGCGGCTGGGCCATGCACATGGTGCCGTACCTGCAGGGCAGCTACGAAGAAGGCCCGCCCACGCTCACGGACCTGCTGATCCGCGACCGCCGCTGGTGCCAGGGCAACCTGCAGCACGCCAAGGTGGTGAGCGCAAAGGGGCTGCACTGGATCAGCCGCATGCACATGCTGATCGGCATCGGCCATTACTTCACCGCGCCGATGTGGGGCCTGTTGATGCTGATCGGCATCGGCATCCCACTGGCCGGCGGCGGCATCGATCTGGCCGGCGACCTGCCGTTTTCGCCTGCCCGCTACTGGCACGGCAGCAGCCAGGGCAATGCGATCTGGATCTTCATCTGCACCATGTTCGTGCTGCTGGCGCCCAAGCTGCTGGGCTACATCGCATTGCTGCTCAACCCGCGCGAACTGCGCGCCTGTGGCGGCGCCATTCGCGCCGCGCTGAGCATCCTGCTGGAAACCGTGCTGGCCGCGCTGATGGCGCCGGTGGTGATGTACCTGCAGTCGCGCGGCGTGTTCGAAGTGCTGGCCGGCAAGGATTCGGGCTGGGACGCGCAGGTGCGCGACGACGGCAAGCTGTCGTGGCCGGCGCTGTTGCGCAGCTATGGCGGGTTGACCGTGTTCGGGTTGTTCATGGGCGCGGTGGCCTATACCGTGTCGCCGTCGCTGGCGGCGTGGATGGCGCCGGTGATCGTGGGCATGGCGCTGTCGATCCCGGTGGTGGCGCTGACCTCGCTGCGCCGTTCCGGCCTGGCACTGCGCCGCGCCGGCATCTTCTGCATCCCCGAAGAGCTCGATCCGCCCAAGGTGCTGGTGCGCGCGTCCGAATTGCGCCGTGCCGCGGCGCTGGAACCGTCGCTGATCTGAGCGACCCTGCCACGCTGGCCCGTGTCGGCCAGCATGTGTGCGTTAGCCATCGCTGACCTCGCTGCGTCGCTACACCTGGCGCTGTGCCACGCCGGCATCCTGTGCAACCCCCGACATCGACCCGGGTAGGGTGCGCGCGCCCCAGCCACGTCGCGGCCAGG
The window above is part of the Xanthomonas campestris pv. badrii genome. Proteins encoded here:
- the mdoH gene encoding glucans biosynthesis glucosyltransferase MdoH, translating into MDGTVTLSPAPTDLPPVSALDAGQPTLPPEAPLAMPEQSLREGQLKVPHQRTSPPGIGLRRFYLIGGTFATTAIAVWVMLSVLWPDGISVLEGCLLGLFVLLFAWIAMSFASAVAGFVTVVARAGRKLGIDPEQPLPTLRSRTALLMPTYNEDPRRLLAGLQAIYESVAETGQLEHFDFFVLSDTTREHIGRAEELVYNELCDRVGGHGRIFYRRRADNAARKAGNVADWVRRFGGSYPQMLILDADSVMTGDTIVRLVAGMETNPDVGLIQTLPAVVNGQTLFARMQQFGGRVYGPIIAFGVAWWHGAESNYWGHNAIIRTQAFADHAGLPSLRGRKPFGGHVLSHDFVEAALMRRGGWAMHMVPYLQGSYEEGPPTLTDLLIRDRRWCQGNLQHAKVVSAKGLHWISRMHMLIGIGHYFTAPMWGLLMLIGIGIPLAGGGIDLAGDLPFSPARYWHGSSQGNAIWIFICTMFVLLAPKLLGYIALLLNPRELRACGGAIRAALSILLETVLAALMAPVVMYLQSRGVFEVLAGKDSGWDAQVRDDGKLSWPALLRSYGGLTVFGLFMGAVAYTVSPSLAAWMAPVIVGMALSIPVVALTSLRRSGLALRRAGIFCIPEELDPPKVLVRASELRRAAALEPSLI